CTCTACAGCCTCGTGTTCTGGCTGATCGGAACGCTTCCGCTGGCGGCGGCCCTGCTCATGCTGACGGTGCCGATCCGGAAGTTGAAGCATCCGGGTGGGAGCGTTTCCGGAAACGCCGGGTCAGTCTATCCGCGAGAAACAAACGACATCGAATGACTTTCGAATTACCGAGGACACGAACCATGCGTCGAGACCAGGAAAATCAATCTCTGTTCTCAGGCCTCTGGCCCGATCCCCGACTCATCCGAGAGCTGAAAGCTGTTTCCAAGATCTTCGACGGTGACACCGCGATCTTGGATCTGGTTTCGAAGGATCTGTGTGACACCGCCAATTCAGGCCAGTGGGCTCCAAGTCTGTCCGCCGAGCAGGTGCTGCGCGTGGCTATCCTAAAGAGCTGGCATCATCTTTCCTACACCGACTTGGCGTTTCACTTGATTGACTCTCAGAGCTTTCGCCGCTTCGCCTGTCTGCCCAGGCACGAAACCCTCAGTGCTTCCCGCCTGCGGGAGAACATCGGGCGCATCCAGCCCGCCACTTGGCAGCGGATCAACCGGCTCCTGGACCAGCGAGCCGCCCGCCAAGGACTGGAACGGGTGCGCAAGCGTCAAGCCGACGCCACGACCGTGGAAAGCCCCACTGACTATCCGCCGGATTCCCAGTTGTCGTCCGATCCGGCTCAAGCCGTCACCCAGACGCTTCTCCGGTTGGCCCGACAACGTATGACCAACTCTCGAAATCGCCGACGTTGAGCAAAGCGGCGTTGTACGAACATGTGAAATAGCCGAAGCGGGCGTCCCCAGCGAGCGTACCGGGAACTGTTGAAAGTCGCTCGGACGCGTCGCTGAGAAAGCGAGAAGGGGACAGTCAGGTTTTTGGGTTTTTGTGGTTCTTCGCTTCAACCCAGGCTGGATCAACGACCATACTTGCCTCCTCTGTTTCAGCCATTGTTCTTTAAATGCAGTGATCACCCACGGCCCCTTGGAAAACCATATTTCGTTAACTCTAGGTTGACAAAT
The sequence above is a segment of the Acidobacteriota bacterium genome. Coding sequences within it:
- a CDS encoding transposase, producing MRRDQENQSLFSGLWPDPRLIRELKAVSKIFDGDTAILDLVSKDLCDTANSGQWAPSLSAEQVLRVAILKSWHHLSYTDLAFHLIDSQSFRRFACLPRHETLSASRLRENIGRIQPATWQRINRLLDQRAARQGLERVRKRQADATTVESPTDYPPDSQLSSDPAQAVTQTLLRLARQRMTNSRNRRR